In Quercus robur chromosome 11, dhQueRobu3.1, whole genome shotgun sequence, the following proteins share a genomic window:
- the LOC126704978 gene encoding uncharacterized protein LOC126704978 produces MAWMDNLVIEFLKEDVRRLHHPHDNALVISILVEDYNMHRVLVDNGSSAYYPAFQQIRIDKKRLILMTAPLVGFEGTRVFTLGAVTLSVTVGDYPQQITKDVTFLVVNYLSAYNAILGRPTLNAWKAVTSTYHLMIKFLADYKVEELRRNQVVARECYISMMEMDDHLQTMNIKEYLTVTEPVERLEDVLLDDSKPDRTTRIGTLANSMVRQTLVTFLKNNCDVFAWSHEDMPGIDPSVIVHRLNVLPSFTPIRHKKRVFALERD; encoded by the coding sequence ATGGCGTGGATGGACAACCTCGTCATTGAATTCTTAAAAGAAGATGTCCGACGTCTTCACCACCCGCATGACAATGCACTCGTTATCAGCATACTAGTAGAagattacaatatgcaccgaGTTCTAGTTGATAATGGCAGCTCAGCTTACTACCCAGCATTCCAACAGATAAGGATTGATAAAAAGCGGTTGATTTTGATGACTGCTCCGCTCGTTGGATTCGAAGGAACGCGAGTATTCACTCTTGGCGCGGTCACATTATCCGTGACAGTGGGTGACTACCCCCAACAGATCACTAAGGACGTAACCTTCCTTGTAGTCAACTACTTGTCCGCTTACAATGCTATCCTAGGACGACCCACCCTCAATGCATGGAAGGCTGTAACCTCAACCTACCATTTAATGATTAAATTCCTCGCAGATTATAAAGTAGAGGAGCTGCGCAGAAATCAGGTGGTTGCGCGCGAATGCTACATATCCATGATGGAGATGGACGACCACCTCCAGACCATGAACATAAAAGAATACTTGACGGTGACAGAGCCCGTTGAAAGGCTTGAAGACGTACTTCTCGACGACTCCAAGCCTGATCGAACGACAAGGATTGGTACCCTCGCTAACTCGATGGTCCGCCAAACACTTGTAACTTTTCTAAAAAACAACTGCGATGTATTTGCTTGGAgccatgaagatatgccaggaatagacCCTTCGGTCATAGTACACAGATTGAATGTGTTACCTTCCTTTACACCCATCCGTCATAAGAAACGGGTATTTGCCCTAGAACGAGATTAA